The genomic DNA ATGGTGCTGCCTTCTAAAAGTGTGTTCAGGTAAGGTCATTTTACCTACTATAGTAGGTCTTTTAAGTGGTTCTGAAAAAGATATTTTATCTGGTTTGTCAGGAGCTTGCTCCGTTGCTTTGTCCAATGGCTGTGATGTAGCATCAGAGCCTCTTGTTGGTGGAGCAACTGGTAAGGTTTCCGCATCAACTGAAGTGAGGTCACCTTCGGTTTTATTTTTTTCAGGGGTTAAGTCAATCTTTCCAACAGCCTTTAAGCCAGGTAAAACAGGAACAGAAGCTTCGTAATGATCAGGGAGGACAGTCTCTTCTTGCGTGATGTTTTTAACTTTTGTGTGTGCTTTCTTGGCAGGTTCTTTGCTTTTTATCTGATCATGCTTACCAGTAGGGGCAGAAAGGCTGGGGTAGGCTTTGCCGATGGTTACATGCGCGGCTTCTTGTTTATCTACACCAGCTGAAATAAATTCAGCAGCCAGTATATTAAATTGTTCAGCCGTTATTTTAGCATTGGGCTTATTGTCTACTGCAAACCCTTTTTGGGCTAAAAAAGAGGCAATTGTCTCTGTTCCTACATTTAACTTTCGAGCCACTTGGCTGAGTCGCATGTTTTTTTCTTCATTCATGGGCTATTGTTCTCTATCTAGAAGGCATATTTAGGTTAACCATTAAGCGCCTGATCTAATATAGCATAGATTTCATCTATTGTTTCCTCTTCTAAGTCAACACGTTGCTCAAGGGTTTCCTTAGATAGGGCTAAAACGCTTCTGGCTGAGTCTAAACCGACTTTATGCAACGCTTCCAAAATCCAAGGCTCAATCGTATCACTAAACTCAGAAAGCGGAATATCATTTTGCTCTAAATGACTGGGAATATCTCTATAAACATCTATTTCTTTGCCAATGAGCAGGCCTGCTAGTTTGATATTTTGACCTCCTTTGCCAATGGCTAATGCGACTTGATCGGGCTCTAAGTAGACAGATACCCTTTCACCATTTTGCTCGACTCGATTGATACATGCAGGGTGGAGGGTACGCGCAATATATAGTTCTAAGTTATCAGTATAATTGATGATATCAATGTTTTCATATTGGAGCTCTTTGGTAATGCCATGTATACGAGATCCTTTGATACCTACACAGGCCCCAACTGGGTCAATCCTGTCATCAAAAGTCTCAACAGCTACCTTAGCGCGTGCTCCTGGGTCTCTTACAATTTTTTTTATGGCAATAAGCCCATCCTGGATTTCAGGAATCTCATTTTCAAATAGCCTTTCTAAGAAAAGAGGAGATGTTCTAGAGAGTATGACGCGAGGAATTGCATTGTTAAATGTTATTCTGCAAATGACTGCACGAATATGTTCCCCTTTTTTAAATTGATCCTTAGGTATTTGCTCTGATTTTGGTAAAAAAAGCTCATTGTTTTCATCATCTAATAAGATGATTTCTTTACCCAAAATTTGATTTACTTCAGCTGAAATCAAACAACCTACTAGCTGTTCGTATTTATTATACAGGGCTTCTTTTTCTAGTTCTCGGATCTTTTGTATAAGCATTTGCTTGGCAGTCAGTATGAGCCTTCTGCCAAAATCGGAAATTTTAATTTCCTCAGATAACTCTTCCCCTAGTTCAAAATCGGCCTCTATTTTTCTAGCTTCTGAAAGGGGTATTTTATTAGGCGCGCCTACATCTACTGCATCATCAGCTACAACTTCACGAAAACGCCATATCTGCAAATCTCCTTTATCAAGATTGATAATGATGTCAAAATTATCACTATTTCCAAATTTGCTCAGCATAACCGCACGAAATACATCTTCTAAAATACGTATGACGGTAGGCCTATCAATATTTTTAGATTTGGCAAATTCTGCAAATGATTCTACTAATTTATTACTATCCATTGATCACTAAAACATACACACGTATACAATAAAATACGTACAAAAAGGAAGAATAAAGAGAAATTCAAGGCTACACAAACCTGCGTTTCTCGAACGGATGCTATATGGCAACCCTCAATTTATGCTTTTTAAGCATGATTCCAGCTTACAACGGTAAGGTTGGAATCCTGACAATATACAAAAAAAATAGCTGTAAAACATTAACGTGCCATCTTAATTATTTGGGATTTTTTTTATACCTATTATAGCGAATACCAGCAACTTCTTTTTTTACACTCAGTAGCTCTGTATCGATTTCTCCTTGACTGATGCTTAATAAAATGCCAAGTGCAATACCTGTAAAGACAAGTGAGGTGCCACCCATACTCACGAATGGTAATGGCAACCCTGTGACAGGTCCAAGGCCTACTGCAATCGCCATGTTCAATAAAGCTTGTAATACAAGTAAAAGACTTATTCCGGTAGCCAAAATGCCTCCATAGTAACTAGTTGCTGTAGGCAGCAAAGCGATGGCCCTATAGAGCAAAAGCAAATAAAGCACTATAACAAATATACCGCCTATGAGGCCATATTCCTCAATTAAGATGGCATAAATAAAATCGGAGTAGGGGTGGGGCAAGAAGTTACGTTGGGTGCTATTACCAGGTCCTTTACCAGCCAGTCCGCCTGTTGCAATAGCAATGTAAGATTGCTCAGCTTGAAAGGAGACATTACCTTTGAGAAAATTTTCTATCCGTTTGATGGCTGTTCCGCCACGTTGCCCCCAGGTCAATGCCCCCCCTGCAACTAGGAGACCAGAAATTATAATAATCAGTAAGTACTTAATAGGAATTCTGCCGATGAACATGAGTACCAAACAAGTACCAAATAATAGAATGGCGCTAGAGAAATTGGTTAAGGCGATTAAACCGCTAATCAAGCCAGACCAGGTTAACATAGGCAAACAAGCAGTTCTAAAGTAAGTGATATTTTTTTGTTGTTTGGCCAACATATGGGCCATGCGTATAATGAGCGCAAGTTGTGCTAGGTCAGATGGTTGAAAGGATTTATTGATAAAAGGGATATTCAGCCAACGAGAAGCTTCATTTAACTTTAAACCATATTGCCAAGTTACCAACAATAGTGGTATGGACATCCAAAGCGCAACTTTTGCCATAGCAGCATAGTAGCGGTGATCCACCCGATGGCTTAGCCACATAGCGGATAATCCAGCGCCTATGAGCAGGGTCTGCCTAAGCAAATAATATTCGGTATTATGGTGCATTTGTCTATAGGCTAAAGAGCTAGAAGCACTGTAGACGGTTAGAATACTTAGGCTAGACAATACCAATGCAATGGCCCATATGATGGGGTCTCCTTTTAGTTTTGCTTTAATCAACTGCTTCATAGGCGATGTATAGAATGCTTATGCCTGAACCGTATCATGGAAAAGTGCATACAAACTTAACGCTATTTTATAAGATGTAAGTTTATAAAACTTCTACTGGAAACAAAATTGACTTAGGAAGCCTATATAATATTAATCTTCATAATCAATTAATATGGTTTTTTACTATCTTTGCTTTTCTAAATATTTTATGGGAAAGCAATATGGTCATGCATCCATGAAAATATTCAGTAACATCAACAGCATAACTTTCAAGTTTAATTCATGGCAATCAAAATAAGCGGTCAGTGCAGTTTGGTGGATGTTTTAGCTAGTCAAGGTAAGTGCAAGCGGACTATTATTCTGTTCCCTCTTTTACTATTTTTCTGCGGTCTTTGTAAGGGCAAACAAGTTCTAAGTCATTCTAAAGTATCTGATTTGCCATTAGGCAATGCAATAGCAACAAATTACATGTCTATTCCGGAATTTAGGCCTAAACTTAATCTTAATCTTAATACTGATATTACTTATAGTTCTGGTTATGAGCCTACTTATAGTTCTGGTTATGCATCTAATGATGAGCCTACACCACCGATACCACCCTTATGTAAGCCTGAAGAAACAAATGTAAGTTTTGACTTAAAAAAAGAAATTGAGGAAATGCGCAAAGAAGCGGATAAAAGCAGGGGATGTACATGGCAGCTTTCAGGAGATAAATTGACACGAGTAGTAGGAAATAGCTGTAATAGCCTATACGCTATAGAAGACTATGTCGTTATAGGACTCAATATATATCGTGCCGCAAAAAAAGTCTGTGAATTGTATAAAAAAAATGAGTCTGAAATTGTAGATGATGCCAGTAGGTTTCTTCATTATTATAAGGATGAATTTGAGCGTTATCATGATTATGAAAAGAACCAAAAAGCAGCAGAAGAAGCTCATTGGATACAGACAATCAAAAATATAAATGAAGCAGTTGTATTGTATTTACAAAATAACCTCTTTCCGGGAGTCGCTCTAGATATCATAAACAAACAACTAAGATTAGCAGAAAATTATGTTGGACTAGAGGATACACACTATGACGTTACTACTGTCTTTAAGATAAAAGGAAAAGAATTTGAATTAGAAGATAAAAAGAGTTTCCCACTAACAGAAAAACAGAAAGAGAAAATACGAAACAGAGCATCGGAACATTGGTTTAAGCGTTTAGACGAATTTGAAAAAAAGTTGTTTAATGCCTATGTAGATAAGTTTTTAGATGATAAACATTATACTCCAACCCAACTTCGAGATATTATAGGGTGTAGAAATGCATATGAAAAAAAAGTTTGGTATTATGATCAAAATCATAAGATTCTATTAGGCCATTATTTCCACAGTGGATCATTAGCGTCACCTTATGCACGCGAAGATGAGGAATCTAGAGCAGCTGACTGGGAAATTACTCAACAGAACTGGGAACAAGTCCGACAAAAGTTCAACAATATGGTATGGCTATCCTTAAATCGTAATATGGGCGGACAGAATATACCATTCTTAAAGAAGCTGAGTGAAAAAAAGATTGTAGAAGATACGCGAAAAGCAGTAGGGCCTGATCAATTTATGAATTTCTCAATCAATGAACTAGCAACCAAACCTATATTTAAGGACCTAGTTCGTACACTACCAAGTAATTTACCAGGGTCTAGTGAAAGTCTTGTTCACAACAAGGAAGTAGAAGATTCAAAAAATAAAAAATATTGTAAATCACATGAAAGATTAAACAAAGCTGCTGAACAATTTGATGCAAGCAATTTGTGGAAACAAAACACTACGCTAAATGATAATTGCTTTGCCAACCTTGCTGCAGATTGTGCATTATGTAAGATGCTATTAGGAGAACATATTGGCATTAGTTGTAAAAGTGGTAAGGATAGAACTGGTATGATGAGTTCTTGGATTGATTCAAAGATTATTCGCGCACACTATCCAGATTTAGATCAAAAGAATAGTCCAGTCTATAAATATCTAGCCTATAGTGGACATTATCAATTATTGGCTTCGATAAATGGAGGGATGCCAGGTAGGTTTGGTATGAAAAATGTGAGGCCGTTGTGATAGGTTGAAGGTATAATTTTGATTAATCTTCCAGGGTTATTTCCTTGCCATATTTGATGTTATAGTGGTATAAAACTATTTATTTACTGATTTTTTAGTCATTTTCAATCTATTTTGGACACACCATTCCCCTAGATACCTCTTAATATGATGTTTGGGGACCTATATAAGTTATAGGCTATTGCCTCCATAACATGTTGCGTATGGGTTTTAGCAAGGCCTATATATCTGGCTCCTGAGCTACGGAACCAACTTTTAATACTTCCAAATACCCGTTCTACTTTATAGCGCGTTTTAGATACTAATTTATTAAACCGTTTAGCAGTGGGTGATAAAGGATTGTTTCTAGCCCCTTTTTTCTGAATAGCTGATTTTAACTTCTTTTTCTTTAGTAAATTTTCGTTGGGCGACCCGCTATAGCCTTTATCTGCATAGAGTCTGCTGCCTGATTTTAGCCTTACTTTATCCAATAATACCTGTAAATGCCCACTATCATGACTAGATGCTTTTGTGGTACCTACGGCTAGCACCAACCCCTCTTTGCTTTCCACAAGAACATGCCGCTTATAGCCATAGTAGAGATGATGGCCTTTTTTTATCCAACTTGCTTCTGGATCTACTCCTTTTTGATAACTTTCAGCTGTGGTTATGGTTCCATCTTCATGCAGATCGTAGCTTTTTTTACCTTTAGGGCGTCTAGGGGTAGGGGTAATAGAAGCATCTACAGCTGCTGAACCGTTTTGAACCAATACACCATGATCAGATAGCTGATTATTAATGATATGCAATAACTTTTCTAAAGCATTCTTCTCTGTAAGGGTAGTTCTAAATCTACTTAGTACACTATGATCTGGAACAGAACTATCCATCGAAATACCACAAAATCTGCTAAAAGTGATACGATCATTCACTTCTTCTTCGACTGCATAGTCGCTCAAGCCATACCACGTCTGTAGCAATAGCATTTTGAATAGAAGCAGAGGACTATAGGCCGGTTTGCCTGATAAACGTAAACCTTTAGGATAATGTAATCGGAGTGCTTTTTCTACTACTGACCAATTAACTAGCTTGTTGATTTGATCAAAGAAAGTGTGTTTGCACTTACGCTTATTGGCGGAAATATCTGAAAAACTTAATTGCTTAGTTTGCTTGAGCGACATACACAATATTATTAAAAGTTTTAAGCATCAATACCTAAAAAAATCAATAGAATTTAACCTTTTTTTACCTTCTTCTAAAAAATAAAAAGATACTTTTTATGGCAAATCGTAAAGGTCTATTGCAACGGCCTCAATGTGAAGAAAAATGCAGAAGCTTATCACTTTAGTGAACCACTCTTTTGTAAACCAGCAGGTTTAACAGATATCAAATTAAACAAAAACAGACAAGGTGAAGAGGATATTCAGCATAGTGATAGTGATAAGGAAATGTTTTTACCGAATCTCTCTGCGGGTCGGTGAGTCTGCCTTACTGATTAAGGCATGGTACCTTTTGGATAGCATGCCAACGGCTGTAATCCAAATGATGCAAATTAAAAAAAACATTACCATTAAAAATGGCGCCAATTGACTGGGTTGTGCAGCAGCAAAAATAGTATAACAGATCACTTGTAAAATAGCGCCTGCAGATTTGCCTATTTTGCCACCTAATATATCCACTGCTGCTTTCCCCTTTGTGCCCATTTCACTGTCTAAAGGAATATAGACCATCTCCTTGGTTACATCAAAAAAACAATATTTGGTTCCCTTAGCCAATACGTTTTGCAGCCCACCAATGGCTACAATAGCAGTTAAAATAGGTATACCCATTACCGTATCTGATACAAAATGGTAGTGCATAGCAATGATCAGCAGGAAAAAAGAGCCTCCCACTATCAGTGTGGTAACAGGCGTGATTAACGCTGCACCTAACCAATTTAATTTCCGAATCACTATGTTGCCAAAACAAGAACAAATTAATGTACAAACACCTGTCCAAAATAGGACCTTGCCTTGGTACGTGATAAAACTAGTAGGATCTTGCTTGTAAAAAAGACTGGTTTCATAAAACCAAAGCCCCTCTATTAAGTGCACAACCATAGAGTAAGAGATCATTAATATACAAATGAATGCGAGATATTTAGAACTGGAAATCATTCTAAAACTTTTATATAACCCCAGCTGTAGTGTAGTGGTTGTTCTGACCGATTCCGTTGCGCTGTACATAATATACTTTTCAATATATTTATGCAAAAGTAGGATCAAGAAACATAAAAATGCAATCACGACCATAAGTGTAGCTATTTTTGGAGCTGCTTCTATTTTATACTTACCTATAAAGCGTAATAAAAAATGATCGGTACGAGAAAAGTAGACCATGATACTGCCAGAAATCAGCAGGTTGGCTTGTCCAATCAAGTTAAAAAAGAAGTAAAACCGACTGGCTTCTTCTGTGCTAGTGATTTTATTGGCCAATTGCCAATACAATAGGGTAAAGACAATCATAGGCCACAGTTCACCTAGCATGTAGAAGAGTATTAATGTCCATTTTCCCCACATTACGAAAAACCATTTAAAATGGGGATAAAGTGTAATGTAGCCATCTACTCTACAGGGATCTGGATGTAATAGCGTTTGATAGGGAAATAAAAAAAAGCCGAATAGTATAAAAAAAAAGAGAAAAAAAACTATAACGGCTCTAAAAATGGTTTCTGTGGTGTGTTTATTACATAAGATGGTATAAATCACTACAAACAGAACACCTGCCGGCATTTCGACAAATAGCTTAATAAAGCTCAATACTTCTGCGCCTATTAAGGTTACCACAAGCCCATCTTTTATGCCACGGATTAAATTTTGATTCAGTAGAATCAGAAACATCAAGGTGGCCATAGAAAAAAATTTATGCAGTGCACTGCCTTTAATGGGCCAGTGTATAGGATGCCATTTTTTTAGTAGAAGGGTTATTTGTTGCATATTGATTTGTAGTGTATTAGACCTATTTTCCAAACTATGCGTTCGTATTTGTGCACGTCACTGGTTAATAATGAATTTTATTCCACTTTTTTCTTGATAAAAAAGTGGACAAAAAATCAAGCCCTCGGCAAAAAGTTGGCGCCCCCACCCCTTACAGATGGAAAAACAGAAGTCGCCCGCTGTGCGGGCTTCAAAGGAATCTGTTTTTCCTAATCATCTGTAAGGGGTGGGGGCTGTTTCCCAACTTTTTACAGGGGCATTTTACTGCTATGGCCATAGTGTTGAACGTATACATAAGTTCTGCTTGCTGCAACTTTTTACACAGGG from Cardinium endosymbiont of Philonthus spinipes includes the following:
- the nusA gene encoding transcription termination factor NusA; this encodes MDSNKLVESFAEFAKSKNIDRPTVIRILEDVFRAVMLSKFGNSDNFDIIINLDKGDLQIWRFREVVADDAVDVGAPNKIPLSEARKIEADFELGEELSEEIKISDFGRRLILTAKQMLIQKIRELEKEALYNKYEQLVGCLISAEVNQILGKEIILLDDENNELFLPKSEQIPKDQFKKGEHIRAVICRITFNNAIPRVILSRTSPLFLERLFENEIPEIQDGLIAIKKIVRDPGARAKVAVETFDDRIDPVGACVGIKGSRIHGITKELQYENIDIINYTDNLELYIARTLHPACINRVEQNGERVSVYLEPDQVALAIGKGGQNIKLAGLLIGKEIDVYRDIPSHLEQNDIPLSEFSDTIEPWILEALHKVGLDSARSVLALSKETLEQRVDLEEETIDEIYAILDQALNG
- a CDS encoding FtsW/RodA/SpoVE family cell cycle protein; its protein translation is MKQLIKAKLKGDPIIWAIALVLSSLSILTVYSASSSLAYRQMHHNTEYYLLRQTLLIGAGLSAMWLSHRVDHRYYAAMAKVALWMSIPLLLVTWQYGLKLNEASRWLNIPFINKSFQPSDLAQLALIIRMAHMLAKQQKNITYFRTACLPMLTWSGLISGLIALTNFSSAILLFGTCLVLMFIGRIPIKYLLIIIISGLLVAGGALTWGQRGGTAIKRIENFLKGNVSFQAEQSYIAIATGGLAGKGPGNSTQRNFLPHPYSDFIYAILIEEYGLIGGIFVIVLYLLLLYRAIALLPTATSYYGGILATGISLLLVLQALLNMAIAVGLGPVTGLPLPFVSMGGTSLVFTGIALGILLSISQGEIDTELLSVKKEVAGIRYNRYKKNPK
- a CDS encoding inositol phosphate phosphatase SopB; translated protein: MAIKISGQCSLVDVLASQGKCKRTIILFPLLLFFCGLCKGKQVLSHSKVSDLPLGNAIATNYMSIPEFRPKLNLNLNTDITYSSGYEPTYSSGYASNDEPTPPIPPLCKPEETNVSFDLKKEIEEMRKEADKSRGCTWQLSGDKLTRVVGNSCNSLYAIEDYVVIGLNIYRAAKKVCELYKKNESEIVDDASRFLHYYKDEFERYHDYEKNQKAAEEAHWIQTIKNINEAVVLYLQNNLFPGVALDIINKQLRLAENYVGLEDTHYDVTTVFKIKGKEFELEDKKSFPLTEKQKEKIRNRASEHWFKRLDEFEKKLFNAYVDKFLDDKHYTPTQLRDIIGCRNAYEKKVWYYDQNHKILLGHYFHSGSLASPYAREDEESRAADWEITQQNWEQVRQKFNNMVWLSLNRNMGGQNIPFLKKLSEKKIVEDTRKAVGPDQFMNFSINELATKPIFKDLVRTLPSNLPGSSESLVHNKEVEDSKNKKYCKSHERLNKAAEQFDASNLWKQNTTLNDNCFANLAADCALCKMLLGEHIGISCKSGKDRTGMMSSWIDSKIIRAHYPDLDQKNSPVYKYLAYSGHYQLLASINGGMPGRFGMKNVRPL
- a CDS encoding IS5 family transposase codes for the protein MSLKQTKQLSFSDISANKRKCKHTFFDQINKLVNWSVVEKALRLHYPKGLRLSGKPAYSPLLLFKMLLLQTWYGLSDYAVEEEVNDRITFSRFCGISMDSSVPDHSVLSRFRTTLTEKNALEKLLHIINNQLSDHGVLVQNGSAAVDASITPTPRRPKGKKSYDLHEDGTITTAESYQKGVDPEASWIKKGHHLYYGYKRHVLVESKEGLVLAVGTTKASSHDSGHLQVLLDKVRLKSGSRLYADKGYSGSPNENLLKKKKLKSAIQKKGARNNPLSPTAKRFNKLVSKTRYKVERVFGSIKSWFRSSGARYIGLAKTHTQHVMEAIAYNLYRSPNIILRGI
- a CDS encoding NTP/NDP exchange transporter; the protein is MQQITLLLKKWHPIHWPIKGSALHKFFSMATLMFLILLNQNLIRGIKDGLVVTLIGAEVLSFIKLFVEMPAGVLFVVIYTILCNKHTTETIFRAVIVFFLFFFILFGFFLFPYQTLLHPDPCRVDGYITLYPHFKWFFVMWGKWTLILFYMLGELWPMIVFTLLYWQLANKITSTEEASRFYFFFNLIGQANLLISGSIMVYFSRTDHFLLRFIGKYKIEAAPKIATLMVVIAFLCFLILLLHKYIEKYIMYSATESVRTTTTLQLGLYKSFRMISSSKYLAFICILMISYSMVVHLIEGLWFYETSLFYKQDPTSFITYQGKVLFWTGVCTLICSCFGNIVIRKLNWLGAALITPVTTLIVGGSFFLLIIAMHYHFVSDTVMGIPILTAIVAIGGLQNVLAKGTKYCFFDVTKEMVYIPLDSEMGTKGKAAVDILGGKIGKSAGAILQVICYTIFAAAQPSQLAPFLMVMFFLICIIWITAVGMLSKRYHALISKADSPTRREIR